The proteins below come from a single Epinephelus moara isolate mb chromosome 19, YSFRI_EMoa_1.0, whole genome shotgun sequence genomic window:
- the eif3s6ip gene encoding eukaryotic translation initiation factor 3 subunit L isoform X4, whose protein sequence is MSYHDEEESYDPYAYPNDYDLHTGDPKADLAYERQYEQQTYHVIPEVIKNFLQYFHKTTSDLIDQKVYELQSNRVSSESIEQKIYEIQDVYENSWNKLTDRFFKNSPWPEAEAIASLVGNDAVFLILYKELYYRHIYAKVSGGPTLDQRFESYYNYCNLFNYILNADGPAPLELPNQWLWDIIDEFIYQFQSFSQYRCKTAKKSEEEIEFLRNNPKIWNVHSVLNVLHSLVDKSNINRQLEVYTSGGDPESVAGEYGRHSLYKMLGYFSLVGLLRLHSLLGDYYQAIKVLENIELNKKSMYSRVPECQITTYYYVGFAYLMMRRYQDAIRVFANILLYIQRTRNMFQRSTYKYEMVNKQNEQMHGLLAIALTMYPMRIDESIHTQLREKYGDKMLRMQKGDLQVFEELFSFACPKFLSPVVPNYDNVHPNYHKEPFQQQLKVFAEEVQQQAQLSTIRSFLKLYTTMPVAKLAGFLDMTEQEFRIQLLVFKHKMKNLVWTSGISALDGEFQSASEVDFYIDKDMIHIADTKVARRYGDFFIRQIHKFEELNKTLKKMPASTSTATSGSAAARAV, encoded by the exons ATGTCATACCACGACGAGGAAGAATCG TACGATCCTTACGCCTACCCAAACGACTACGACCTGCACACCG GTGACCCTAAAGCAGACCTAGCCTATGAGAGGCAGTATGAGCAGCAGACCTACCACGTCATCCCAGAGGTGATCAAGAACTTCCTGCAGTATTTTCACAAAACCACCTCTGACTTAATCGACCAGAAGGTTTATGAGCTGCAGTCCAACCGTGTGTCCAGCGAGAGCATTGAGCAGAAGATCTACGAGATCCAGGACGTCTATGAGAACAG CTGGAATAAGTTGACTGACAGATTCTTCAAGAACTCTCCCTGGCCAGAGGCCGAGGCCATCGCATCACTTGTTGGCAACG ATGCTGTGTTCCTCATCCTCTATAAGGAACTGTACTACAGACACATTTACGCTAAAGTCAGC GGTGGACCAACTCTGGACCAGAGGTTTGAGTCGTACTACAATTACTGCAACCTCTTCAATTACATTCTCA ATGCTGATGGCCCTGCCCCCTTGGAGCTGCCAAACCAGTGGCTCTGGGACATCATTGATGAGTTCATCTACCAG TTCCAGTCCTTCAGTCAGTACCGCTGTAAGACAGCCAAAAAGTCAGAGGAGGAGATCGAATTCCTGAGGAACAACCCAAAGATCTGGAACGTCCACAGCGTCCTCAACGTTCTCCACTCCCTGGTGGACAAGAGCAACATTAACCGCCAGCTGGAGGTCTACACCAGCGGAG GAGACCCAGAGAGTGTGGCTGGAGAATATGGGCGTCACTCCTTGTACAAGATGTTGGGTTACTTCAGCTTGGTGGGGCTACTGAGGCTTCACTCTCTGCTCGGTGATTATTACCAGGCCATCAAAGTCCTGGAGAACATTGAGCTCAACAAGAAG AGTATGTATTCCCGTGTGCCTGAGTGCCAGATCACTACATATTACTATGTGGGTTTTGCCTACCTGATGATGAGGCGCTACCAGGATGCCATTCGAGTCTTCGCCAACATCCTGCTCTACATCCAGAGGACGAGAAACATGTTCCAGAGGTCAACATATAAATATGAGATG gttaacaaacaaaatgagcagATGCATGGCTTGCTGGCCATCGCTCTCACCATGTACCCGATGCGCATTGATGAGAGCATCCACACCCAGCTGAGGGAGAAGTACGGAGACAAGATGCTGCGAATGCAGaaagg AGACCTGCAGGTGTTCGAGGAGCTGTTCAGCTTCGCCTGTCCCAagttcctctcacctgtagtgccaAACTATGACAATGTCCACCCCAACTACCACAAAGAGCCcttccagcagcagctgaagGTCTTTGCTGAGGAGGTGCAGCAGCAGGCTCAGCTCTCCACCATTCGCAG CTTCCTGAAGCTGTACACCACCATGCCAGTAGCCAAGCTCGCAGGATTCCTTGATATGACTGAGCAGGAGTTCCGTATTCAGCTGCTCGTCTTCAAACACAAGATGAAGAACCTGGTGTGGACCAGTGGCATCTCAGCTCTGGACGGAGAGTTCCAGTCTGCTTCTGAGGTCGACTTTTACATTGACAAG GACATGATTCACATCGCCGACACTAAAGTTGCTCGTCGGTACGGAGACTTTTTCATCAGACAGATCCACAAGTTTGAGGAA TTGAATAAGACACTGAAGAAGATGCCAGCCAGCACCAGCACCGCAACATCAGGGAGTGCTGCAGCTCGAGCAGTctaa
- the eif3s6ip gene encoding eukaryotic translation initiation factor 3 subunit L isoform X1, which produces MSYHDEEESVSEKYDPYAYPNDYDLHTGDPKADLAYERQYEQQTYHVIPEVIKNFLQYFHKTTSDLIDQKVYELQSNRVSSESIEQKIYEIQDVYENSWNKLTDRFFKNSPWPEAEAIASLVGNDAVFLILYKELYYRHIYAKVSGGPTLDQRFESYYNYCNLFNYILNADGPAPLELPNQWLWDIIDEFIYQFQSFSQYRCKTAKKSEEEIEFLRNNPKIWNVHSVLNVLHSLVDKSNINRQLEVYTSGGKEECFGGDPESVAGEYGRHSLYKMLGYFSLVGLLRLHSLLGDYYQAIKVLENIELNKKSMYSRVPECQITTYYYVGFAYLMMRRYQDAIRVFANILLYIQRTRNMFQRSTYKYEMVNKQNEQMHGLLAIALTMYPMRIDESIHTQLREKYGDKMLRMQKGDLQVFEELFSFACPKFLSPVVPNYDNVHPNYHKEPFQQQLKVFAEEVQQQAQLSTIRSFLKLYTTMPVAKLAGFLDMTEQEFRIQLLVFKHKMKNLVWTSGISALDGEFQSASEVDFYIDKDMIHIADTKVARRYGDFFIRQIHKFEELNKTLKKMPASTSTATSGSAAARAV; this is translated from the exons ATGTCATACCACGACGAGGAAGAATCGGTCAGTGAAAAG TACGATCCTTACGCCTACCCAAACGACTACGACCTGCACACCG GTGACCCTAAAGCAGACCTAGCCTATGAGAGGCAGTATGAGCAGCAGACCTACCACGTCATCCCAGAGGTGATCAAGAACTTCCTGCAGTATTTTCACAAAACCACCTCTGACTTAATCGACCAGAAGGTTTATGAGCTGCAGTCCAACCGTGTGTCCAGCGAGAGCATTGAGCAGAAGATCTACGAGATCCAGGACGTCTATGAGAACAG CTGGAATAAGTTGACTGACAGATTCTTCAAGAACTCTCCCTGGCCAGAGGCCGAGGCCATCGCATCACTTGTTGGCAACG ATGCTGTGTTCCTCATCCTCTATAAGGAACTGTACTACAGACACATTTACGCTAAAGTCAGC GGTGGACCAACTCTGGACCAGAGGTTTGAGTCGTACTACAATTACTGCAACCTCTTCAATTACATTCTCA ATGCTGATGGCCCTGCCCCCTTGGAGCTGCCAAACCAGTGGCTCTGGGACATCATTGATGAGTTCATCTACCAG TTCCAGTCCTTCAGTCAGTACCGCTGTAAGACAGCCAAAAAGTCAGAGGAGGAGATCGAATTCCTGAGGAACAACCCAAAGATCTGGAACGTCCACAGCGTCCTCAACGTTCTCCACTCCCTGGTGGACAAGAGCAACATTAACCGCCAGCTGGAGGTCTACACCAGCGGAGGTAAAGAAGAATGTTTTGGAG GAGACCCAGAGAGTGTGGCTGGAGAATATGGGCGTCACTCCTTGTACAAGATGTTGGGTTACTTCAGCTTGGTGGGGCTACTGAGGCTTCACTCTCTGCTCGGTGATTATTACCAGGCCATCAAAGTCCTGGAGAACATTGAGCTCAACAAGAAG AGTATGTATTCCCGTGTGCCTGAGTGCCAGATCACTACATATTACTATGTGGGTTTTGCCTACCTGATGATGAGGCGCTACCAGGATGCCATTCGAGTCTTCGCCAACATCCTGCTCTACATCCAGAGGACGAGAAACATGTTCCAGAGGTCAACATATAAATATGAGATG gttaacaaacaaaatgagcagATGCATGGCTTGCTGGCCATCGCTCTCACCATGTACCCGATGCGCATTGATGAGAGCATCCACACCCAGCTGAGGGAGAAGTACGGAGACAAGATGCTGCGAATGCAGaaagg AGACCTGCAGGTGTTCGAGGAGCTGTTCAGCTTCGCCTGTCCCAagttcctctcacctgtagtgccaAACTATGACAATGTCCACCCCAACTACCACAAAGAGCCcttccagcagcagctgaagGTCTTTGCTGAGGAGGTGCAGCAGCAGGCTCAGCTCTCCACCATTCGCAG CTTCCTGAAGCTGTACACCACCATGCCAGTAGCCAAGCTCGCAGGATTCCTTGATATGACTGAGCAGGAGTTCCGTATTCAGCTGCTCGTCTTCAAACACAAGATGAAGAACCTGGTGTGGACCAGTGGCATCTCAGCTCTGGACGGAGAGTTCCAGTCTGCTTCTGAGGTCGACTTTTACATTGACAAG GACATGATTCACATCGCCGACACTAAAGTTGCTCGTCGGTACGGAGACTTTTTCATCAGACAGATCCACAAGTTTGAGGAA TTGAATAAGACACTGAAGAAGATGCCAGCCAGCACCAGCACCGCAACATCAGGGAGTGCTGCAGCTCGAGCAGTctaa
- the eif3s6ip gene encoding eukaryotic translation initiation factor 3 subunit L isoform X5, translating to MSCSPTVCPARALSRRSTRSRTSMRTDAVFLILYKELYYRHIYAKVSGGPTLDQRFESYYNYCNLFNYILNADGPAPLELPNQWLWDIIDEFIYQFQSFSQYRCKTAKKSEEEIEFLRNNPKIWNVHSVLNVLHSLVDKSNINRQLEVYTSGGDPESVAGEYGRHSLYKMLGYFSLVGLLRLHSLLGDYYQAIKVLENIELNKKSMYSRVPECQITTYYYVGFAYLMMRRYQDAIRVFANILLYIQRTRNMFQRSTYKYEMVNKQNEQMHGLLAIALTMYPMRIDESIHTQLREKYGDKMLRMQKGDLQVFEELFSFACPKFLSPVVPNYDNVHPNYHKEPFQQQLKVFAEEVQQQAQLSTIRSFLKLYTTMPVAKLAGFLDMTEQEFRIQLLVFKHKMKNLVWTSGISALDGEFQSASEVDFYIDKDMIHIADTKVARRYGDFFIRQIHKFEELNKTLKKMPASTSTATSGSAAARAV from the exons ATGAGCTGCAGTCCAACCGTGTGTCCAGCGAGAGCATTGAGCAGAAGATCTACGAGATCCAGGACGTCTATGAGAACAG ATGCTGTGTTCCTCATCCTCTATAAGGAACTGTACTACAGACACATTTACGCTAAAGTCAGC GGTGGACCAACTCTGGACCAGAGGTTTGAGTCGTACTACAATTACTGCAACCTCTTCAATTACATTCTCA ATGCTGATGGCCCTGCCCCCTTGGAGCTGCCAAACCAGTGGCTCTGGGACATCATTGATGAGTTCATCTACCAG TTCCAGTCCTTCAGTCAGTACCGCTGTAAGACAGCCAAAAAGTCAGAGGAGGAGATCGAATTCCTGAGGAACAACCCAAAGATCTGGAACGTCCACAGCGTCCTCAACGTTCTCCACTCCCTGGTGGACAAGAGCAACATTAACCGCCAGCTGGAGGTCTACACCAGCGGAG GAGACCCAGAGAGTGTGGCTGGAGAATATGGGCGTCACTCCTTGTACAAGATGTTGGGTTACTTCAGCTTGGTGGGGCTACTGAGGCTTCACTCTCTGCTCGGTGATTATTACCAGGCCATCAAAGTCCTGGAGAACATTGAGCTCAACAAGAAG AGTATGTATTCCCGTGTGCCTGAGTGCCAGATCACTACATATTACTATGTGGGTTTTGCCTACCTGATGATGAGGCGCTACCAGGATGCCATTCGAGTCTTCGCCAACATCCTGCTCTACATCCAGAGGACGAGAAACATGTTCCAGAGGTCAACATATAAATATGAGATG gttaacaaacaaaatgagcagATGCATGGCTTGCTGGCCATCGCTCTCACCATGTACCCGATGCGCATTGATGAGAGCATCCACACCCAGCTGAGGGAGAAGTACGGAGACAAGATGCTGCGAATGCAGaaagg AGACCTGCAGGTGTTCGAGGAGCTGTTCAGCTTCGCCTGTCCCAagttcctctcacctgtagtgccaAACTATGACAATGTCCACCCCAACTACCACAAAGAGCCcttccagcagcagctgaagGTCTTTGCTGAGGAGGTGCAGCAGCAGGCTCAGCTCTCCACCATTCGCAG CTTCCTGAAGCTGTACACCACCATGCCAGTAGCCAAGCTCGCAGGATTCCTTGATATGACTGAGCAGGAGTTCCGTATTCAGCTGCTCGTCTTCAAACACAAGATGAAGAACCTGGTGTGGACCAGTGGCATCTCAGCTCTGGACGGAGAGTTCCAGTCTGCTTCTGAGGTCGACTTTTACATTGACAAG GACATGATTCACATCGCCGACACTAAAGTTGCTCGTCGGTACGGAGACTTTTTCATCAGACAGATCCACAAGTTTGAGGAA TTGAATAAGACACTGAAGAAGATGCCAGCCAGCACCAGCACCGCAACATCAGGGAGTGCTGCAGCTCGAGCAGTctaa
- the eif3s6ip gene encoding eukaryotic translation initiation factor 3 subunit L isoform X2 has translation MSYHDEEESYDPYAYPNDYDLHTGDPKADLAYERQYEQQTYHVIPEVIKNFLQYFHKTTSDLIDQKVYELQSNRVSSESIEQKIYEIQDVYENSWNKLTDRFFKNSPWPEAEAIASLVGNDAVFLILYKELYYRHIYAKVSGGPTLDQRFESYYNYCNLFNYILNADGPAPLELPNQWLWDIIDEFIYQFQSFSQYRCKTAKKSEEEIEFLRNNPKIWNVHSVLNVLHSLVDKSNINRQLEVYTSGGKEECFGGDPESVAGEYGRHSLYKMLGYFSLVGLLRLHSLLGDYYQAIKVLENIELNKKSMYSRVPECQITTYYYVGFAYLMMRRYQDAIRVFANILLYIQRTRNMFQRSTYKYEMVNKQNEQMHGLLAIALTMYPMRIDESIHTQLREKYGDKMLRMQKGDLQVFEELFSFACPKFLSPVVPNYDNVHPNYHKEPFQQQLKVFAEEVQQQAQLSTIRSFLKLYTTMPVAKLAGFLDMTEQEFRIQLLVFKHKMKNLVWTSGISALDGEFQSASEVDFYIDKDMIHIADTKVARRYGDFFIRQIHKFEELNKTLKKMPASTSTATSGSAAARAV, from the exons ATGTCATACCACGACGAGGAAGAATCG TACGATCCTTACGCCTACCCAAACGACTACGACCTGCACACCG GTGACCCTAAAGCAGACCTAGCCTATGAGAGGCAGTATGAGCAGCAGACCTACCACGTCATCCCAGAGGTGATCAAGAACTTCCTGCAGTATTTTCACAAAACCACCTCTGACTTAATCGACCAGAAGGTTTATGAGCTGCAGTCCAACCGTGTGTCCAGCGAGAGCATTGAGCAGAAGATCTACGAGATCCAGGACGTCTATGAGAACAG CTGGAATAAGTTGACTGACAGATTCTTCAAGAACTCTCCCTGGCCAGAGGCCGAGGCCATCGCATCACTTGTTGGCAACG ATGCTGTGTTCCTCATCCTCTATAAGGAACTGTACTACAGACACATTTACGCTAAAGTCAGC GGTGGACCAACTCTGGACCAGAGGTTTGAGTCGTACTACAATTACTGCAACCTCTTCAATTACATTCTCA ATGCTGATGGCCCTGCCCCCTTGGAGCTGCCAAACCAGTGGCTCTGGGACATCATTGATGAGTTCATCTACCAG TTCCAGTCCTTCAGTCAGTACCGCTGTAAGACAGCCAAAAAGTCAGAGGAGGAGATCGAATTCCTGAGGAACAACCCAAAGATCTGGAACGTCCACAGCGTCCTCAACGTTCTCCACTCCCTGGTGGACAAGAGCAACATTAACCGCCAGCTGGAGGTCTACACCAGCGGAGGTAAAGAAGAATGTTTTGGAG GAGACCCAGAGAGTGTGGCTGGAGAATATGGGCGTCACTCCTTGTACAAGATGTTGGGTTACTTCAGCTTGGTGGGGCTACTGAGGCTTCACTCTCTGCTCGGTGATTATTACCAGGCCATCAAAGTCCTGGAGAACATTGAGCTCAACAAGAAG AGTATGTATTCCCGTGTGCCTGAGTGCCAGATCACTACATATTACTATGTGGGTTTTGCCTACCTGATGATGAGGCGCTACCAGGATGCCATTCGAGTCTTCGCCAACATCCTGCTCTACATCCAGAGGACGAGAAACATGTTCCAGAGGTCAACATATAAATATGAGATG gttaacaaacaaaatgagcagATGCATGGCTTGCTGGCCATCGCTCTCACCATGTACCCGATGCGCATTGATGAGAGCATCCACACCCAGCTGAGGGAGAAGTACGGAGACAAGATGCTGCGAATGCAGaaagg AGACCTGCAGGTGTTCGAGGAGCTGTTCAGCTTCGCCTGTCCCAagttcctctcacctgtagtgccaAACTATGACAATGTCCACCCCAACTACCACAAAGAGCCcttccagcagcagctgaagGTCTTTGCTGAGGAGGTGCAGCAGCAGGCTCAGCTCTCCACCATTCGCAG CTTCCTGAAGCTGTACACCACCATGCCAGTAGCCAAGCTCGCAGGATTCCTTGATATGACTGAGCAGGAGTTCCGTATTCAGCTGCTCGTCTTCAAACACAAGATGAAGAACCTGGTGTGGACCAGTGGCATCTCAGCTCTGGACGGAGAGTTCCAGTCTGCTTCTGAGGTCGACTTTTACATTGACAAG GACATGATTCACATCGCCGACACTAAAGTTGCTCGTCGGTACGGAGACTTTTTCATCAGACAGATCCACAAGTTTGAGGAA TTGAATAAGACACTGAAGAAGATGCCAGCCAGCACCAGCACCGCAACATCAGGGAGTGCTGCAGCTCGAGCAGTctaa
- the eif3s6ip gene encoding eukaryotic translation initiation factor 3 subunit L isoform X3 encodes MSYHDEEESVSEKYDPYAYPNDYDLHTGDPKADLAYERQYEQQTYHVIPEVIKNFLQYFHKTTSDLIDQKVYELQSNRVSSESIEQKIYEIQDVYENSWNKLTDRFFKNSPWPEAEAIASLVGNDAVFLILYKELYYRHIYAKVSGGPTLDQRFESYYNYCNLFNYILNADGPAPLELPNQWLWDIIDEFIYQFQSFSQYRCKTAKKSEEEIEFLRNNPKIWNVHSVLNVLHSLVDKSNINRQLEVYTSGGDPESVAGEYGRHSLYKMLGYFSLVGLLRLHSLLGDYYQAIKVLENIELNKKSMYSRVPECQITTYYYVGFAYLMMRRYQDAIRVFANILLYIQRTRNMFQRSTYKYEMVNKQNEQMHGLLAIALTMYPMRIDESIHTQLREKYGDKMLRMQKGDLQVFEELFSFACPKFLSPVVPNYDNVHPNYHKEPFQQQLKVFAEEVQQQAQLSTIRSFLKLYTTMPVAKLAGFLDMTEQEFRIQLLVFKHKMKNLVWTSGISALDGEFQSASEVDFYIDKDMIHIADTKVARRYGDFFIRQIHKFEELNKTLKKMPASTSTATSGSAAARAV; translated from the exons ATGTCATACCACGACGAGGAAGAATCGGTCAGTGAAAAG TACGATCCTTACGCCTACCCAAACGACTACGACCTGCACACCG GTGACCCTAAAGCAGACCTAGCCTATGAGAGGCAGTATGAGCAGCAGACCTACCACGTCATCCCAGAGGTGATCAAGAACTTCCTGCAGTATTTTCACAAAACCACCTCTGACTTAATCGACCAGAAGGTTTATGAGCTGCAGTCCAACCGTGTGTCCAGCGAGAGCATTGAGCAGAAGATCTACGAGATCCAGGACGTCTATGAGAACAG CTGGAATAAGTTGACTGACAGATTCTTCAAGAACTCTCCCTGGCCAGAGGCCGAGGCCATCGCATCACTTGTTGGCAACG ATGCTGTGTTCCTCATCCTCTATAAGGAACTGTACTACAGACACATTTACGCTAAAGTCAGC GGTGGACCAACTCTGGACCAGAGGTTTGAGTCGTACTACAATTACTGCAACCTCTTCAATTACATTCTCA ATGCTGATGGCCCTGCCCCCTTGGAGCTGCCAAACCAGTGGCTCTGGGACATCATTGATGAGTTCATCTACCAG TTCCAGTCCTTCAGTCAGTACCGCTGTAAGACAGCCAAAAAGTCAGAGGAGGAGATCGAATTCCTGAGGAACAACCCAAAGATCTGGAACGTCCACAGCGTCCTCAACGTTCTCCACTCCCTGGTGGACAAGAGCAACATTAACCGCCAGCTGGAGGTCTACACCAGCGGAG GAGACCCAGAGAGTGTGGCTGGAGAATATGGGCGTCACTCCTTGTACAAGATGTTGGGTTACTTCAGCTTGGTGGGGCTACTGAGGCTTCACTCTCTGCTCGGTGATTATTACCAGGCCATCAAAGTCCTGGAGAACATTGAGCTCAACAAGAAG AGTATGTATTCCCGTGTGCCTGAGTGCCAGATCACTACATATTACTATGTGGGTTTTGCCTACCTGATGATGAGGCGCTACCAGGATGCCATTCGAGTCTTCGCCAACATCCTGCTCTACATCCAGAGGACGAGAAACATGTTCCAGAGGTCAACATATAAATATGAGATG gttaacaaacaaaatgagcagATGCATGGCTTGCTGGCCATCGCTCTCACCATGTACCCGATGCGCATTGATGAGAGCATCCACACCCAGCTGAGGGAGAAGTACGGAGACAAGATGCTGCGAATGCAGaaagg AGACCTGCAGGTGTTCGAGGAGCTGTTCAGCTTCGCCTGTCCCAagttcctctcacctgtagtgccaAACTATGACAATGTCCACCCCAACTACCACAAAGAGCCcttccagcagcagctgaagGTCTTTGCTGAGGAGGTGCAGCAGCAGGCTCAGCTCTCCACCATTCGCAG CTTCCTGAAGCTGTACACCACCATGCCAGTAGCCAAGCTCGCAGGATTCCTTGATATGACTGAGCAGGAGTTCCGTATTCAGCTGCTCGTCTTCAAACACAAGATGAAGAACCTGGTGTGGACCAGTGGCATCTCAGCTCTGGACGGAGAGTTCCAGTCTGCTTCTGAGGTCGACTTTTACATTGACAAG GACATGATTCACATCGCCGACACTAAAGTTGCTCGTCGGTACGGAGACTTTTTCATCAGACAGATCCACAAGTTTGAGGAA TTGAATAAGACACTGAAGAAGATGCCAGCCAGCACCAGCACCGCAACATCAGGGAGTGCTGCAGCTCGAGCAGTctaa